From a single Falco rusticolus isolate bFalRus1 chromosome 17, bFalRus1.pri, whole genome shotgun sequence genomic region:
- the CNTN2 gene encoding contactin-2, with protein MGHATGFVRTSLAVVTFLVWCQAQSSTRNYGPVFEEQPVHTLFPEGSAEEKVTLACRARASPPATYRWKMNGTEIKMEPDSRYRLVAGDLVISNPVKAKDAGSYQCVASNSRGTVVSREASLRFGFLQEFSAEERDPVKITEGWGVMFACSPPPHYPGLSYRWLLNEFPNFIPADGRRFVSQTTGNLYIAKTEASDLGNYSCFATSHIDFITKSVFSKFSRLSLAAEDARQYAPSIKARFPADTYALAGQMVTLECFAFGNPVPRIKWRKLDGSQSSKWIGSEPLLQIQDVGFEDEGTYECEAENIKGRDTYQGRIIIQAQPEWLKVITDTEADIGSDLRWSCAAAGKPRPAVRWLRDGQPLTSQNRIEVSGGELRFSKLVLEDSGMYQCVAENKHGTVYASAELTVQALAPDFRLNPVKRLIPAARSGKVIIPCQPRAAPKATVLWTKGTELLINSSRVTITTDGTLILQNISKSDEGKYTCFAENFMGKANSTGILSVRDATKITLAPSSADINVGENLTLQCHASHDPTMDLTFTWSLDDFPIDFDKSEGHYRRASVKEAIGDLSIFNTQLKHSGRYTCTAQTVVDSASESATLTVRGPPGPPGGVVVRDIGDTTVQLSWSRGFDNHSPIARYIVEARTLLSSKWKQMRTNPVNIEGNAETAQVVNLIPWMDYEFRVLASNILGVGEPSLPSSKIRTKEAAPTVAPSGLSGGGGAPNELIINWTPTLRDYQNGDGFGYILSFRKKGTQGWLTAKVPHAESLHYVYHNESIGPYTPFEVKIKAYNRKGEGPESLTAIVYSAEEEPKVAPFRVMAKAVLSSEMDVSWEPVEQGDMTGVLLGYEIRYWKDGDKEEAADRVRTAGLVTSAHVTGLNPNTKYHVSVRAYNRAGTGPPSPSTNVTTTKPPPKRPPGNISWTFSGSTVSIKWDPVVAKAEESAVTGYKMLYRQDSHSAPTLFLASKSRIDIPVPEDFTHAFVQIRVTGPGGDGIPAEVHILRNSGTSMMVEDSVTRPVPHAIVITTNSLLMVALISYLEL; from the exons ATGGGACACGCCACTGGATTTGTCCGCACATCCCTAGCTGTCGTCACCTTTCTGG TTTGGTGCCAAGCCCAGAGTAGCACGAGGAACTACGGGCCGGTGTTTGAGGAGCAGCCTGTGCACACCCTCTTCCCTGAAGgctcagcagaagaaaaagtcacGCTGGCTTGCCGAGCAAGAGCCAGTCCCCCTGCGACCTACAG GTGGAAGATGAATGGCACAGAGATAAAGATGGAGCCAGATTCCCGTTACAGGCTGGTTGCAGGCGACCTAGTGATAAGCAACCCCGTGAAAGCCAAGGATGCTGGCTCCTACCAATGCGTGGCATCTAATTCCAGGGGCACGGTGGTCAGCAGGGAAGCTTCCCTCCGCTTTGGCT TTTTGCAGGAATTCTCCGCAGAAGAGCGAGACCCCGTGAAGATTACAGAAGGCTGGGGAGTGATGtttgcctgcagcccccctccccattaCCCAG GCTTATCCTACCGATGGCTCCTGAATGAGTTTCCCAATTTCATCCCAGCCGATGGAAGGCGTTTCGTCTCTCAGACCACTGGAAACCTTTACATTGCCAAGACAGAAGCTTCCGACCTGGGGAACTACTCCTGCTTTGCCACCAGCCACATCGACTTCATCACCAAGAGCGTTTTCAGCAAGTTCTCCCGGCTCAGTCTCGCTGCAGAGG aTGCCAGGCAGTATGCACCCAGCATAAAAGCCAGGTTTCCTGCAGACACCTACGCTCTGGCTGGGCAGATGGTGACTTTGGAGTGTTTTGCCTTTGGAAA CCCTGTTCCTCGAATAAAGTGGAGGAAGCTGGACGGCTCACAGTCCTCCAAGTGGATCGGCAGTGAGCCCCTCTTGCAGATCCAGGATGTTGGCTTTGAGGATGAAGGCACTTACGAGTGTGAGGCTGAAAACATCAAAGGGAGAGACACCTACCAGGGCCGCATCATCATTCAAG CTCAGCCGGAGTGGCTGAAGGTGATCACAGACACAGAAGCCGACATCGGGTCCGACCTGCGCTGGAGCTGCGCGGCTGCCGGCAAACCCAGACCCGCGGTGCGATGGCTTCGGGACGGGCAGCCGCTGACCTCCCAG AACCGCATCGAAGTGAGCGGTGGAGAGCTGAGATTTTCCAAGCTAGTCCTGGAGGACTCTGGCATGTATCAGTGTGTGGCTGAGAACAAGCATGGCACAGTATATGCAAGTGCTGAATTAACAGTGCAAG CCTTAGCACCAGATTTTAGACTAAACCCAGTGAAGCGACTGATACCCGCAGCCCGAAGTGGGAAGGTCATCATCCCATGCCAACCACGAGCAGCACCAAAAGCCACTGTGCTCTGGACCAAAGGGACTGAACTTCTGATCAACAGTAGCAG gGTGACTATTACCACAGATGGCACCTTGATCCTCCAGAACATCAGCAAATCCGATGAGGGAAAGTATACCTGCTTTGCTGAGAATTTCATGGGCAAAGCCAACAGTACTGGAATCCTCTCTGTTCGAG aTGCCACCAAAATCACATTGGCACCATCTAGCGCAGACATCAATGTCGGTGAAAACCTCACCCTGCAATGTCACGCATCCCACGACCCCACCATGGACCTAACCTTCACCTGGTCACTAGACGATTTCCCCATTGACTTTGACAAGTCTGAGGGGCACTATCGGCGCGCCAGCGTG AAGGAAGCTATCGGGGACCTCAGCATCTTCAACACCCAGCTAAAGCACTCGGGGCGGTACACGTGCACTGCCCAGACAGTTGTGGACAGTGCTTCGGAGTCAGCCACGCTGACTGTCAGAG GACCTCCAGGCCCCCCCGGGGGTGTGGTGGTGAGAGACATCGGTGACACCACCGTCCAGCTGAGCTGGAGCCGTGGCTTTGACAACCACAGCCCTATCGCCAGGTACATCGTGGAGGCGCGGACCCTCCTCTCCAGCAAATGGAAGCAAATGCGTACCA ATCCTGTAAATATTGAAGGCAATGCAGAGACAGCCCAGGTGGTGAACCTCATTCCTTGGATGGATTATGAGTTTCGGGTCTTAGCGAGTAACATCCTTGGAGTTGGGGAGCCAAGTCTACCCTCCAGCAAAATCCGTACCAAAGAAGCAG CACCGACTGTGGCACCATCTGGGCTGAGCGGAGGTGGAGGGGCTCCCAACGAGCTCATCATCAACTGGACA CCAACGCTGCGAGACTATCAGAATGGAGATGGCTTTGGCTACATCTTGTCATTCCGCAAGAAAGGCACCCAGGGGTGGCTGACAGCAAAGGTGCCGCACGCAGAATCGCTGCACTACGTCTACCACAACGAGAGCATCGGCCCCTACACCCCCTTTGAAGTGAAGATCAAAGCGTACaacaggaaaggagagggaCCGGAGAGCCTCACTGCCATCGTGTACTCTGCAGAAGAAG AACCAAAAGTGGCTCCTTTTAGAGTTATGGCCAAGGCTGTTCTGTCCTCAGAAATGGATGTGTCCTGGGAGCCCGTTGAGCAGGGAGATATGACTGGAGTGCTTCTGGGCTACGAG ATCCGGTACTGGAAGGACGGTGATAAAGAGGAGGCGGCTGACCGAGTGAGAACCGCGGGACTGGTCACATCGGCTCACGTAACTGGCCTAAACCCCAACACCAAATATCACGTGTCAGTCAGAGCCTACAACCGGGCTGGAActggcccccccagcccctccaccaaCGTCACGACCACAAAACCAC CACCAAAGAGGCCACCTGGCAACATCTCCTGGACTTTTTCTGGGTCTACGGTCAGCATCAAGTGGGACCCAGTGGTGGCGAAGGCGGAGGAGTCTGCAGTTACGGGGTACAAG ATGCTTTACAGGCAGGATTCCCACTCTGCTCCCACACTATTCCTGGCCAGCAAGAGCCGGATCGACATCCCTGTCCCTGAAGACTTCACTCACGCCTTCGTACAGATCAGGGTGACGGGCCCTGGGGGAGATGGAATCCCAGCAGAAGTTCACATCCTCCGAAACAGTG GGACAAGTATGATGGTGGAAGACTCTGTGACGAGACCAGTGCCACATGCCATCGTTATTACAACTAACTCTCTACTAATGGTGGCCTTGATCAGCTACCTGGAGCTCTGA